A genome region from Alistipes dispar includes the following:
- a CDS encoding LEA/WHy family protein, producing MTARCGGVGRTLRRAAARLLLVSLAALAAAACGRTEPEAVRVEAVERFERLGSAGADAVLRVHNGTGHTLKIRRVRLDVFYAGKRVGTLRLHEPVRIPRRATTLVGTRWRLETSDPMAFYVVERRLGEGDLSRIGLSYELRARSGVVPVKISGDMMPLSEFLNTFGLSEDDIKEYLK from the coding sequence ATGACGGCGCGGTGCGGAGGTGTCGGACGGACGCTGCGCCGTGCTGCGGCGAGGCTGCTGCTCGTGTCGCTGGCGGCGCTGGCTGCCGCCGCGTGCGGCAGGACGGAGCCGGAGGCCGTGCGCGTCGAGGCCGTCGAACGTTTCGAACGGCTGGGGTCGGCCGGGGCCGATGCGGTGCTGCGCGTGCATAACGGGACGGGGCATACCCTGAAGATCCGGCGCGTGCGTCTGGACGTCTTCTATGCCGGGAAGCGCGTGGGGACGCTCCGTCTGCACGAGCCGGTCCGCATTCCGCGCCGGGCGACGACCCTCGTCGGAACCCGCTGGCGGCTGGAGACGTCGGATCCGATGGCCTTCTACGTCGTCGAGCGGCGCCTCGGCGAGGGTGATCTCTCGCGGATCGGGCTGTCGTACGAGCTCCGGGCGCGCAGCGGCGTGGTTCCCGTGAAAATTTCCGGCGATATGATGCCGTTGTCGGAATTTTTGAATACCTTTGGAC
- the ubiE gene encoding bifunctional demethylmenaquinone methyltransferase/2-methoxy-6-polyprenyl-1,4-benzoquinol methylase UbiE, whose translation MKPYDTDQTKKEEVREMFDRIAPRYDLLNHTLSMNVDRLWRRRVVREVRRAAPRRILDVATGTGDLAIEMARRIAGVQVLGVDLSEEMLAVARRKVEQRGLDGRIVLDCGDAERLAAADGSVDVATVAFGVRNFGDLEAGLREMARVVRPGGRVVILEFSRPRNRLFRTLYEFYSYRILPRIGGAVSHDRRAYEYLPASVGEFPPPEEFLGMMARAGFRDCRARSQSFGIAQIYVGER comes from the coding sequence ATGAAACCGTACGATACCGATCAGACCAAGAAGGAGGAGGTCCGCGAGATGTTCGACCGCATCGCACCGCGTTACGACCTTCTGAACCACACGCTTTCGATGAACGTGGACCGCCTGTGGCGCCGCCGTGTGGTGCGCGAGGTGCGGCGGGCCGCGCCGCGGCGGATTCTGGACGTGGCCACCGGCACGGGTGACCTGGCCATCGAGATGGCGCGCCGCATCGCCGGAGTGCAGGTGCTCGGGGTGGACCTCTCGGAGGAGATGCTCGCCGTGGCGCGCCGCAAGGTCGAACAGCGGGGGCTGGACGGACGGATCGTTCTCGACTGCGGGGATGCCGAACGCCTCGCGGCGGCCGACGGCTCGGTGGATGTGGCGACCGTGGCGTTCGGGGTCCGGAACTTCGGCGACCTCGAGGCGGGGCTCCGGGAGATGGCCCGGGTCGTGAGGCCCGGGGGGCGCGTCGTGATTCTGGAGTTCTCGCGTCCCCGGAACCGGCTGTTCCGGACGTTGTACGAATTTTACTCCTACCGGATTCTGCCGCGTATCGGCGGGGCGGTGTCGCACGACCGGCGGGCGTACGAGTATCTTCCGGCTTCGGTCGGGGAGTTTCCCCCGCCGGAGGAGTTCCTCGGGATGATGGCCCGGGCCGGATTCCGCGACTGCCGGGCCCGGAGCCAGAGTTTCGGCATCGCGCAAATCTATGTCGGGGAGCGATGA